Proteins from a genomic interval of Phlebotomus papatasi isolate M1 chromosome 3, Ppap_2.1, whole genome shotgun sequence:
- the LOC129805430 gene encoding death-associated inhibitor of apoptosis 1-like, whose amino-acid sequence MSDEFGTSNQSTITPSELSEILQDNMTLENSGSSQRYKNMHREEERLMSFTNWTVDCVDINELAMLGLYFLRPPDVVKCAFCDVELRYWISNEEVFMKHFLGNNDCPLLTLKDNNNVAINPEELDSVLISASYCSNMTLPDYSDEPEAIGDETTSTLEVECPVSCAYVQYETNEDRLATYDNWSSSFKKTPDELSEAGFFYSGIKDEVTCFSCGGSIAKWQEDYDIWEIHASQFSNCDYVQFVQSEEFIRNAKRKYAKWNNIPEEADLDLPSTSSNTTQNTLEITSQTQESSNRSIYLDKSCKVCYIREYNTAFVPCGHVLVCMNCATKMTICSLCNTPITSIVEIRLS is encoded by the coding sequence ATGAGTGATGAATTTGGTACATCAAACCAGTCTACTATTACTCCAAGTGAACTTTCAGAAATTCTTCAAGATAATATGACCTTAGAAAATTCAGGATCATCTCAGAGATATAAGAACATGCATCGAGAGGAAGAACGCCTAATGTCTTTCACCAACTGGACTGTCGATTGCGTCGATATTAACGAACTGGCCATGTTAGGTCTCTACTTCTTAAGACCTCCAGATGTTGTCAAATGTGCTTTCTGTGATGTTGAACTGAGATATTGGATATCAAATGAAGAAGTTTTTATGAAACACTTTTTAGGCAACAACGACTGTCCACTATTGACGCTAAAAGATAATAACAATGTCGCAATTAACCCAGAAGAGCTAGATAGTGTTCTTATTAGCGCTTCTTATTGTTCCAACATGACTCTGCCAGATTATTCGGACGAACCTGAAGCTATTGGAGATGAAACAACTTCGACTTTGGAAGTTGAATGTCCAGTTAGTTGCGCGTACGTTCAATACGAAACAAATGAAGATCGTTTAGCTACTTATGACAACTGGTCATCGTCATTCAAAAAGACACCTGATGAATTGAGTGAAGCTGGATTTTTCTATTCGGGAATAAAAGATGAGGTAACGTGCTTCTCATGTGGAGGATCAATTGCGAAATGGCAGGAAGACTACGATATTTGGGAGATTCATGCTTCTCAATTTAGTAACTGTGACTATGTACAATTTGTCCAATCAGAGGAATTCATACGAAATGCTAAAAGAAAGTATGCGAAGTGgaataacattccagaagagGCTGATTTGGACTTGCCTTCTACATCTAGCAATACAACTCAGAATACTCTTGAGATTACTTCTCAAACACAGGAATCATCTAACAGGAGTATATATTTAGATAAATCTTGTAAAGTTTGTTATATTAGGGAATATAATACGGCTTTCGTTCCATGCGGGCATGTTCTAGTATGTATGAACTGTGCAACTAAAATGACAATTTGCTCATTATGCAATACACCCATTACATCGATTGTAGAGATTCGACTTTCATAA